From a region of the Flavobacterium branchiarum genome:
- a CDS encoding NifU family protein — translation MTTEELTNNVLRALDEIRPFLNSDGGDITLVSIEDDKHVKVRLEGACTSCSVNQMTLKAGVETTIKKFAPQIETVVNVM, via the coding sequence ATGACAACAGAAGAATTAACAAATAATGTTTTAAGAGCTTTAGATGAAATCAGACCATTCCTGAATTCTGATGGTGGGGATATAACATTGGTTTCTATAGAAGATGATAAGCATGTTAAGGTTCGTTTAGAAGGAGCTTGTACAAGTTGTAGTGTAAATCAAATGACTCTTAAAGCAGGGGTTGAAACTACTATTAAAAAGTTTGCTCCACAGATAGAAACGGTGGTAAATGTTATGTAA
- a CDS encoding 2Fe-2S iron-sulfur cluster-binding protein codes for MDVLIKIKDREGVVHELQAPTDMAMNVMELCKAYELPVEGTCGGMAMCASCQCYVLNDVELPEMGDEEEAMLSEAFYVKPNSRLGCQIPITESLEGLELELAPEY; via the coding sequence ATGGATGTATTAATAAAGATCAAAGATAGAGAAGGAGTTGTTCATGAACTTCAGGCTCCAACTGATATGGCAATGAATGTAATGGAGCTGTGTAAGGCTTATGAGCTTCCTGTAGAAGGGACTTGTGGCGGCATGGCGATGTGTGCATCTTGTCAGTGCTATGTATTAAATGATGTAGAATTGCCAGAAATGGGAGATGAAGAGGAAGCGATGCTTTCAGAAGCTTTTTATGTTAAGCCTAATAGTCGTTTGGGATGTCAAATTCCAATAACTGAAAGTTTAGAAGGTTTAGAGTTAGAATTAGCTCCAGAATATTAA
- a CDS encoding SGNH/GDSL hydrolase family protein → MKIGFKIILTFLFVTFTINCDSENETPKVTTNILPSVTTPPPLVSKTINYLALGDSYTIGQSVCKTCNYPEQLQRTLSNKHPTTSFLLKIIAKTGWTTSNLLSAIKTENLNANYDLVTLLIGVNNQFQNTSFSVYEKEFPELVNKAITLAKEKKSNVIVISIPDYAYTPFGQSPMYDNKKITAEIDKYNAFAESYCKDNNIQFVNITDISRRGLTNPNLVTQDGLHPSELAYSLFVERILAKAKLAIN, encoded by the coding sequence ATGAAAATTGGATTCAAAATAATACTTACGTTTTTATTTGTGACTTTTACAATTAACTGTGATTCTGAAAACGAAACACCTAAAGTAACTACAAATATTCTCCCCTCTGTTACCACTCCACCACCGCTGGTTTCAAAAACAATAAACTATTTAGCCCTTGGCGATAGCTATACTATTGGTCAAAGTGTATGCAAAACTTGCAACTATCCTGAACAATTACAGCGCACCCTATCAAATAAACACCCAACAACCTCTTTTTTACTAAAAATAATAGCAAAAACAGGTTGGACAACCTCCAATTTATTATCAGCCATTAAAACGGAGAATTTAAACGCAAATTATGATTTAGTAACGCTACTGATAGGTGTTAATAATCAATTTCAAAACACCTCCTTTTCTGTATACGAAAAGGAATTTCCTGAATTAGTAAACAAAGCCATTACCTTAGCTAAAGAAAAAAAATCGAATGTTATAGTTATTTCCATACCCGACTATGCTTACACTCCTTTCGGTCAATCACCTATGTATGATAACAAAAAAATCACAGCAGAAATAGACAAATACAATGCTTTTGCAGAAAGCTATTGCAAAGATAACAACATCCAATTTGTAAATATAACCGACATTTCACGACGAGGACTAACCAATCCAAATTTGGTTACTCAAGACGGATTACATCCATCAGAATTAGCATACTCCTTATTTGTAGAGCGTATATTAGCTAAAGCTAAACTTGCAATAAATTAA
- a CDS encoding DUF3050 domain-containing protein, protein MNIETINNSIQPQKDLLLQHPLYKKIQSIDDLHCFLETHVYAVWDFMSLLKALQSKLTCTTTPWFASKNPETRYLINEIVLAEETDLSIDGRHLSHYEMYLEAMEDCGASTKNIEAFLNEINSLQNIFVAIKQSQLHPNIKAFLDFTFRVIEEGKPHEIAAAFTFGREDLIPNMFTAILKNFQENFPDTDLSKLIYYFERHIELDADEHGPMAMKMITDLCENDPKKWSEVQEISILSLEKRIGLWNAIEEEISIKIEMA, encoded by the coding sequence ATGAATATTGAGACTATAAACAATAGCATTCAACCTCAAAAAGACCTACTACTACAACATCCTTTATATAAAAAAATTCAAAGCATTGATGACTTACATTGCTTTTTAGAAACTCATGTATATGCCGTTTGGGATTTCATGTCATTACTAAAAGCATTACAATCAAAACTGACTTGTACAACAACACCTTGGTTCGCCAGCAAAAACCCTGAAACAAGATACTTGATTAATGAAATTGTTTTAGCTGAAGAAACAGATTTAAGTATTGATGGCCGTCACCTTAGTCATTACGAAATGTACCTTGAAGCGATGGAAGATTGTGGCGCAAGCACAAAAAATATCGAAGCATTTTTAAATGAAATAAACTCACTACAAAACATCTTTGTTGCAATAAAACAAAGCCAATTGCACCCTAATATCAAAGCTTTCTTAGACTTTACTTTTAGAGTGATTGAAGAAGGCAAACCACATGAAATCGCTGCCGCTTTTACCTTTGGAAGAGAAGATTTGATCCCAAATATGTTTACTGCGATTTTAAAAAATTTCCAAGAAAACTTTCCTGACACAGATTTAAGCAAACTTATATATTATTTTGAAAGACATATAGAACTTGACGCAGATGAACATGGTCCTATGGCAATGAAAATGATTACTGATTTATGTGAAAACGATCCGAAAAAATGGTCAGAAGTTCAAGAAATATCCATCCTCTCTCTTGAGAAAAGAATCGGATTATGGAATGCTATTGAAGAGGAAATTAGCATAAAAATCGAAATGGCATAA
- a CDS encoding acyl-CoA dehydrogenase family protein: MRPDLFQAPDYYNLDDLLSDEHKLVRDSARAWVKREVSPIIEEFAQKAEFPKQIIKGLGEIGGFGPYIPVEYGGAGLDQISYGLIMQEIERGDSGVRSTSSVQSSLVMYPIWKYGNEEQRMKYLPKLATGEFIGCFGLTEPNHGSDPGSMITNFKDMGDHYLLNGAKMWISNAPFADIAVVWAKNEEGRIHGLIVERGMEGFTTPETHNKWSLRASSTGELIFDNVKIPKENLLPNKSGLGAPLGCLDSARYGIAWGAIGAAMDCYDTALRYAKERVQFDKPIAGTQLQQKKLAEMITEITKAQLLTWRLGVLRNEGRATTAQISMAKRNNVDMAINIAREARQILGGMGITGEYSIMRHMMNLESVITYEGTHDIHLLITGMDITGIPAFK; this comes from the coding sequence ATGAGACCAGACCTATTTCAAGCACCAGATTATTATAACCTAGATGACTTATTAAGCGACGAACATAAACTCGTAAGAGATTCAGCCCGAGCTTGGGTAAAAAGAGAAGTATCTCCTATTATTGAAGAGTTTGCTCAAAAAGCAGAATTTCCAAAACAAATCATAAAAGGTTTAGGAGAAATAGGAGGTTTTGGCCCTTATATACCTGTTGAATATGGTGGAGCAGGACTAGATCAAATTTCTTACGGCTTAATTATGCAAGAAATTGAACGTGGTGATTCAGGTGTTCGCTCAACTTCATCTGTTCAATCTTCATTAGTAATGTATCCTATTTGGAAATATGGAAATGAAGAACAAAGAATGAAATACTTACCTAAACTTGCCACAGGTGAATTTATTGGTTGTTTTGGATTAACAGAGCCTAATCATGGTTCTGATCCTGGAAGTATGATTACCAACTTCAAAGACATGGGAGACCATTACTTATTGAACGGAGCAAAAATGTGGATATCAAATGCACCATTTGCTGATATCGCTGTAGTTTGGGCCAAAAATGAGGAAGGCAGAATACATGGTTTGATTGTTGAACGTGGAATGGAAGGATTTACAACGCCAGAAACTCACAATAAATGGTCACTGCGTGCATCATCTACTGGAGAATTAATCTTTGACAATGTAAAAATTCCTAAAGAAAACCTATTACCAAATAAATCTGGATTAGGAGCTCCTTTAGGTTGCTTAGATTCGGCTCGTTACGGAATCGCTTGGGGTGCAATTGGTGCCGCAATGGATTGTTATGACACTGCGCTAAGATATGCTAAAGAAAGAGTTCAATTTGACAAACCTATTGCAGGGACACAATTGCAACAAAAAAAATTAGCCGAGATGATTACTGAAATCACAAAAGCACAATTATTAACTTGGCGTTTAGGAGTTTTAAGAAACGAAGGGAGAGCTACAACGGCTCAAATTTCGATGGCAAAAAGAAACAATGTCGACATGGCAATAAACATCGCTCGTGAAGCAAGACAAATATTAGGCGGAATGGGAATTACTGGCGAATACTCAATCATGCGTCACATGATGAACCTAGAAAGTGTTATCACTTACGAAGGAACTCATGATATCCATTTATTGATTACGGGAATGGATATTACTGGGATTCCAGCTTTTAAATAG